In Zingiber officinale cultivar Zhangliang chromosome 1A, Zo_v1.1, whole genome shotgun sequence, a genomic segment contains:
- the LOC122009424 gene encoding uncharacterized protein LOC122009424 isoform X1 produces the protein MEKVGDSQPSSGPFTPTSNEMKEQLPRLLMVEVEYSEVCFEKIKGVLEKLKEETPDIDTFYFESLGTVMVSGYFDTGKFKMELENEMGEAIKSITGSNDTTCHPCLPQMRVPEMRVPQPADTRTEILNHSEVTIEYSIESRRRDRGVMTLKPEKEDAGGSGFPKMKAAELPGSSTEILNSSEITMERNKNSRWWNQ, from the exons ATGGAGAAGGTGGGCGATTCCCAGCCATCTTCAGGGCCCTTCACGCCAACTAGTAACGAGATGAAGGAG CAGCTGCCGAGACTCTTGATGGTTGAGGTTGAATATTCCGAAGTCTGTTTCGAAAAGATAAAAGGTGTCTTAGAAAAGCTTAAAG AAGAAACGCCTGATATCGACACATTCTATTTCGAGAGCTTGGGGACGGTGATGGTCTCGGGTTACTTTGATACTGGGAAGTTTAAAATGGAGCTAGAAAATGAGATGGGCGAAGCCATCAAGTCAATTACAGGATCAAATGACACTACCTGTCATCCATGCCTTCCTCAGATGCGAGTTCCTGAGATGCGAGTTCCCCAACCTGCTGATACTCGTACGGAAATTCTCAATCACAGTGAAGTAACAATCGAGTACAGTATAGAAAGTCGGCGGCGGGACCG TGGAGTTATGACCCTTAAGCCTGAGAAGGAAGATGCTGGAGGCTCCGGATTCCCTAAGATGAAAGCTGCTGAACTCCCTGGTAGTAGTACGGAAATTCTCAATTCCAGTGAAATAACAATGGAGCGCAATAAAAATAGTCGATGGTGGAACCAGTAA
- the LOC122009424 gene encoding uncharacterized protein LOC122009424 isoform X2: MEKVGDSQPSSGPFTPTSNEMKELPRLLMVEVEYSEVCFEKIKGVLEKLKEETPDIDTFYFESLGTVMVSGYFDTGKFKMELENEMGEAIKSITGSNDTTCHPCLPQMRVPEMRVPQPADTRTEILNHSEVTIEYSIESRRRDRGVMTLKPEKEDAGGSGFPKMKAAELPGSSTEILNSSEITMERNKNSRWWNQ; this comes from the exons ATGGAGAAGGTGGGCGATTCCCAGCCATCTTCAGGGCCCTTCACGCCAACTAGTAACGAGATGAAGGAG CTGCCGAGACTCTTGATGGTTGAGGTTGAATATTCCGAAGTCTGTTTCGAAAAGATAAAAGGTGTCTTAGAAAAGCTTAAAG AAGAAACGCCTGATATCGACACATTCTATTTCGAGAGCTTGGGGACGGTGATGGTCTCGGGTTACTTTGATACTGGGAAGTTTAAAATGGAGCTAGAAAATGAGATGGGCGAAGCCATCAAGTCAATTACAGGATCAAATGACACTACCTGTCATCCATGCCTTCCTCAGATGCGAGTTCCTGAGATGCGAGTTCCCCAACCTGCTGATACTCGTACGGAAATTCTCAATCACAGTGAAGTAACAATCGAGTACAGTATAGAAAGTCGGCGGCGGGACCG TGGAGTTATGACCCTTAAGCCTGAGAAGGAAGATGCTGGAGGCTCCGGATTCCCTAAGATGAAAGCTGCTGAACTCCCTGGTAGTAGTACGGAAATTCTCAATTCCAGTGAAATAACAATGGAGCGCAATAAAAATAGTCGATGGTGGAACCAGTAA